AGGTCAAATAGCCAACACTACCCGCCAAACTGAATTTCATTCATTTTGGTGTAAAAATCGACTTCGGTAGCCTAAGAAGCACACTTTTTGGTAGAGGAAAGCAATTTCTCGCGTCAAAACGTGCCGAAGCCTGAACCTTGGGTGCCGCTCCAAAGGTCCGCAAAAGGGGTTTTCGTTCAGACACTATTTAAGGACTTCACTGGCGTGCAGAATATCGCCTGGAAATTGATACCGCCTGTCACGGGTTGGGACTTCGGTGCAGAGGAGGAGATGAACGCCGGGCTTAGAATTTTTAATATGCGCCATGCCTTCAACCTTCGCGAGGGGTTGAAACCAGGCGACTTCCAGCTCCCTAAACGTTGCGTAGGCGAGCCCCCGCAGACAGAG
Above is a window of Deltaproteobacteria bacterium DNA encoding:
- a CDS encoding aldehyde ferredoxin oxidoreductase C-terminal domain-containing protein gives rise to the protein MQNIAWKLIPPVTGWDFGAEEEMNAGLRIFNMRHAFNLREGLKPGDFQLPKRCVGEPPQTEGPLKGVTVDHQDFIRNFFKAIDWDEATGKPNRSSLERLGGMENVIHTLGL